A genome region from Nocardia sp. NBC_01730 includes the following:
- a CDS encoding LCP family protein produces the protein MGDDRHGRSPRPGGRAPWERYPAEDYPERDAEQASRRSRHTDAAHDESSAPLTVQDLVQRVDNERAGRRGAPQDAGAPPGRGRRTEPTPQEAGPPPGRGRRTEPAPRQAVPRGPAEPGARRPPEPANGRGAAAGPRRAPDAPAPRHTGSSPVVQDIAGEHATPASRAASRRPAERPEPGTRPEPEPAEEVTDVLPPLTEPARAKRKSSGWPTTESKAVKPKAIGAPSQSRLDAARQRRKARLRTMGRATTAVVSVLVLLATGGGWSYLRSTANGFTQVSALDDNTEDVVDSGAQLGDENFLLVGTDTRVGANGQVGAGSTDDAEGARADTVMLVNIPKNRSRVVVVSFPRDLDVSRPRCNGWDNEKINYTNEVFPAAMGDKLNAVYALGGPKCLFNVISKMTGLSINHFISIDFAGFEAMVDQVGGVDVCASKPIVDGILGTVLENPGMQHISGETALNYVRARHVYGEERSDYDRINRQQRFLASLLRGALSSKVLFDPGKLRGFIDAFTKHTWVDQVDTNDLLTLGRSLQKMDAGAVTFLTIPTAGTTSYGNEIPRESDIKAIFRAVIDDQPLPGEKKVAPTPGSSTTAPPAPPKLTAVDPSTVSLLVSNASGVGGVANKASTKLGNQGFQIYNTGNYSNGTATASKIRYAAGHEAEAATVASAIPGTTLEQASDLGGIIEVVLGTDFTGTVASPVPVGDPITNVPVSSTASTTPVNLPSDLEHVNAAEDICK, from the coding sequence GTGGGTGACGATCGGCACGGGCGTTCGCCACGGCCCGGAGGTCGCGCCCCGTGGGAGCGCTATCCCGCGGAGGATTACCCCGAACGAGACGCCGAACAGGCGTCCCGGCGCTCACGACATACCGACGCCGCCCACGACGAGAGTTCCGCGCCGCTCACGGTCCAGGATCTCGTCCAGCGAGTCGACAACGAGCGTGCCGGACGACGGGGCGCGCCGCAGGACGCGGGCGCTCCACCGGGACGGGGCCGCCGCACCGAGCCGACACCACAGGAGGCAGGCCCGCCACCGGGACGGGGCCGCCGCACCGAGCCTGCGCCACGGCAAGCTGTTCCACGAGGGCCCGCCGAGCCCGGCGCCCGCCGCCCACCCGAACCCGCCAATGGCCGCGGCGCCGCGGCAGGCCCGCGTCGCGCACCCGACGCGCCCGCGCCACGGCACACCGGCAGTTCGCCGGTGGTCCAGGACATCGCGGGTGAACACGCCACCCCGGCCTCGCGCGCCGCGAGCCGTCGTCCCGCCGAACGCCCCGAGCCCGGCACCCGTCCCGAGCCGGAACCGGCCGAAGAAGTTACCGACGTTCTCCCCCCGCTCACCGAGCCGGCGCGTGCCAAACGCAAAAGCTCAGGCTGGCCCACGACGGAATCCAAAGCGGTCAAGCCGAAAGCGATCGGTGCGCCGTCGCAATCCCGCCTGGATGCCGCCCGGCAACGCCGAAAGGCGCGCCTGCGGACGATGGGCCGAGCGACGACGGCGGTGGTCTCCGTTCTCGTTCTGCTCGCCACGGGCGGCGGCTGGAGCTACCTGCGTTCCACCGCCAACGGCTTCACCCAGGTTTCCGCGCTCGATGACAACACCGAGGACGTCGTCGACTCGGGCGCACAGCTCGGCGACGAGAACTTCCTGCTCGTCGGTACCGACACCCGTGTAGGCGCCAACGGGCAGGTCGGCGCGGGGTCGACCGATGATGCCGAGGGGGCCCGGGCCGACACCGTCATGCTGGTGAACATCCCCAAGAACCGATCGCGGGTCGTGGTCGTCTCGTTCCCCCGTGACCTCGACGTCAGCAGGCCGCGGTGCAATGGCTGGGACAACGAGAAGATCAACTACACCAACGAGGTCTTCCCCGCGGCCATGGGCGACAAGCTCAACGCCGTCTATGCCCTCGGCGGCCCGAAGTGCCTGTTCAACGTCATTTCCAAGATGACGGGGCTCAGCATCAACCACTTCATCAGCATCGACTTCGCCGGATTCGAGGCGATGGTCGACCAGGTCGGCGGCGTGGACGTGTGCGCGTCGAAGCCAATCGTCGACGGGATTCTCGGCACGGTCCTGGAGAACCCCGGCATGCAGCACATCAGCGGCGAGACCGCGCTCAACTATGTGCGGGCCCGGCACGTCTACGGTGAGGAACGCAGCGACTACGACCGCATCAACCGGCAGCAGCGGTTCCTTGCCTCGTTGCTGCGCGGTGCGCTGTCCAGCAAAGTGTTGTTCGACCCCGGCAAGCTGCGCGGCTTCATCGACGCATTCACCAAGCACACGTGGGTGGACCAGGTCGACACGAATGACCTGCTGACGCTCGGACGATCATTGCAAAAGATGGACGCGGGCGCGGTGACCTTCCTGACCATCCCGACCGCAGGCACTACCTCCTACGGCAACGAGATTCCCCGCGAGTCCGACATCAAGGCCATCTTCCGCGCAGTCATCGACGACCAGCCGCTGCCCGGCGAGAAGAAGGTGGCGCCCACCCCGGGGTCGAGCACGACAGCTCCACCCGCACCACCGAAGCTGACCGCGGTCGATCCGAGCACGGTGTCCCTGCTGGTCTCGAACGCCTCCGGCGTCGGAGGCGTGGCCAACAAGGCGTCGACGAAACTGGGGAATCAGGGCTTCCAGATCTACAACACGGGCAACTACTCCAACGGCACCGCGACGGCGTCGAAGATCCGGTACGCGGCTGGACACGAGGCGGAGGCTGCCACAGTGGCCAGCGCGATTCCAGGCACGACGTTGGAGCAGGCCTCCGATCTCGGCGGCATCATCGAGGTCGTCTTGGGGACCGACTTCACCGGCACGGTGGCGAGCCCGGTTCCGGTGGGCGATCCGATCACCAACGTGCCGGTCAGCTCGACCGCCAGCACGACGCCGGTCAATCTCCCCTCCGACCTGGAACACGTCAACGCCGCCGAAGACATCTGCAAATAG
- a CDS encoding thioredoxin family protein: MINIAILAVVLLAALVVGVVLRRREGRVRAANVIEMSGSTRAELLAEVGVTGSGPAVLHFSAEWCGPCSAVRRVVANVTAQLARSPQPPLDIEVDVDAEPALTRELNVLSLPTTFVFDSEGRERFRISGVPKATDLHSALEPLTVAA, encoded by the coding sequence ATGATCAACATCGCAATTCTGGCAGTAGTGCTGCTCGCCGCGCTGGTGGTCGGCGTCGTGCTACGCCGTCGCGAGGGCAGGGTGCGCGCGGCGAACGTCATCGAGATGTCCGGCTCGACGCGCGCCGAGTTGCTCGCGGAAGTCGGCGTGACCGGTTCCGGTCCGGCGGTGCTGCATTTCTCCGCCGAATGGTGCGGCCCGTGCTCCGCTGTTCGCCGGGTGGTTGCCAATGTCACAGCACAGCTGGCGCGATCGCCGCAGCCGCCGCTGGATATCGAAGTGGACGTCGATGCCGAACCGGCGCTGACGCGCGAACTGAACGTGCTCTCCCTTCCCACCACTTTCGTCTTCGACAGCGAAGGGCGGGAGCGGTTCCGGATCTCCGGCGTGCCGAAAGCCACGGATCTGCACTCCGCGCTGGAGCCGCTCACCGTGGCCGCCTGA
- the pstA gene encoding phosphate ABC transporter permease PstA — protein MTTSTLDRPIKAPAFRQVSIARRVRNNLATGLVWLSFGIALVPLGWVLIMVVTKGFHAVVRTNWWQNSMKGVLPNQFAGGVYHAIYGTIVQSLVATVVAVPLGIMAAIYLVEYGRGLLAKTTTFMVDILAGVPSIVAALFIFALWIATFGFPQSSLAVSLALVLLMLPVVVRSTEEMLKLVPDELREASYALGTPKWKTILRIVVPTALPGMISGILLAIARVMGETAPVLVLVGYSKSINMNIFDGNMASLPLLIYQELANPEAAGRERVWGAALTLILIIAFLYLAAAVLNRLLTRNR, from the coding sequence ATGACCACGTCGACATTGGACAGACCGATCAAGGCCCCGGCCTTCCGGCAGGTGAGTATTGCGCGCCGGGTGCGTAACAACCTCGCGACGGGATTGGTCTGGCTGTCGTTCGGCATCGCATTGGTGCCGCTGGGCTGGGTACTGATCATGGTGGTTACCAAAGGTTTCCACGCGGTAGTCCGCACGAACTGGTGGCAGAACTCGATGAAGGGCGTGCTGCCCAATCAGTTCGCGGGCGGCGTCTACCACGCGATCTACGGAACCATCGTGCAGTCGCTGGTCGCGACGGTCGTCGCGGTGCCGCTCGGCATCATGGCCGCGATCTATCTGGTCGAATACGGCCGCGGGCTGCTGGCCAAAACCACGACCTTCATGGTCGACATTCTGGCCGGTGTGCCGTCCATCGTCGCGGCGCTGTTCATTTTCGCGCTGTGGATCGCGACGTTCGGCTTCCCACAGAGCTCCTTGGCGGTGTCGCTCGCGTTGGTGCTGTTGATGCTGCCGGTGGTCGTCCGAAGTACCGAGGAAATGCTCAAACTGGTGCCGGACGAACTGCGCGAAGCGTCCTACGCCCTCGGTACTCCCAAGTGGAAGACGATTCTGCGGATCGTGGTGCCGACCGCGTTGCCCGGCATGATCAGCGGCATTCTGCTGGCCATCGCCAGGGTGATGGGTGAGACGGCGCCGGTGCTGGTGCTGGTCGGCTACAGCAAGTCGATCAACATGAACATCTTCGACGGCAATATGGCGTCGCTGCCGTTGTTGATCTACCAGGAGCTGGCCAATCCCGAAGCCGCAGGACGTGAGCGCGTCTGGGGCGCGGCATTGACGCTCATTCTCATCATCGCCTTCCTGTACCTGGCGGCGGCGGTCCTCAACCGGCTGCTCACGCGGAACCGATAG
- a CDS encoding DUF4395 domain-containing protein, with translation MPIETSNTSRNLANSAAQVDVRGPRFAAWVTTAVLVLVLLAAAFSPAAAAVLIALQAVVFAVGAAIGPRRHPYGRIYATFVAPRLAPTSETEPVAPLRFAQLLGFVFAAVSLLGFTLGSTVVGAIFAGFALFAAFLNAAFGICLGCQIYPLVARLRRTGPVGGVPAASRPDAHTAGSPASN, from the coding sequence ATGCCCATCGAGACCAGTAATACTTCCCGAAATCTCGCCAATTCCGCCGCACAGGTCGATGTCCGCGGCCCCCGGTTCGCCGCCTGGGTCACCACCGCCGTCCTCGTCCTGGTCCTCCTCGCCGCCGCGTTCTCCCCAGCCGCCGCCGCGGTGCTCATCGCGCTGCAGGCGGTCGTCTTCGCTGTCGGCGCCGCCATCGGTCCGCGCCGCCACCCGTACGGCCGGATCTACGCGACGTTCGTCGCGCCGCGTCTTGCTCCGACCAGCGAGACCGAGCCGGTGGCCCCTCTGCGGTTCGCACAACTGCTCGGCTTCGTCTTCGCGGCCGTCAGCCTGCTGGGCTTCACGCTCGGCTCCACAGTCGTCGGCGCGATATTCGCCGGCTTCGCCCTGTTCGCGGCGTTCCTGAACGCGGCGTTCGGGATCTGCCTGGGTTGCCAGATTTATCCGCTGGTCGCCCGCCTCCGCCGGACTGGTCCGGTTGGCGGTGTTCCTGCCGCCTCCAGGCCTGACGCGCACACCGCCGGGTCCCCGGCATCGAACTGA
- the pstB gene encoding phosphate ABC transporter ATP-binding protein PstB: MAKRIDVKDLNIFYGKFHAVSEVSLNVLPRSVTAFIGPSGCGKSTVLRSLNRMHEVTPNARVEGAVLLDGEDIYGSQVDPVGVRRTIGMVFQRPNPFPTMSIKDNVVAGLKLQGVRNKKELDEVAERSLRGANLWNEVKDRLDKPGGGLSGGQQQRLCIARAIAVSPDVLLMDEPCSALDPISTLAIEDLITELKKEFTIVIVTHNMQQAARVSDQTGFFNLEAQGKPGKLIEIDDTEKIFSNPSRKATEDYISGRFG; this comes from the coding sequence ATGGCCAAGCGGATCGACGTCAAAGATCTGAACATCTTCTACGGCAAGTTCCACGCCGTGTCCGAGGTGTCGCTGAACGTGCTGCCGCGCAGCGTGACCGCCTTCATCGGTCCGTCCGGCTGTGGCAAGTCCACTGTGCTGCGTTCGCTCAACCGCATGCACGAGGTAACCCCGAACGCCCGCGTCGAGGGCGCGGTTCTGCTGGATGGTGAGGACATCTACGGCTCGCAGGTCGACCCGGTCGGCGTGCGCCGCACCATCGGTATGGTGTTCCAGCGGCCGAACCCCTTCCCCACCATGTCCATCAAGGACAACGTGGTGGCCGGACTCAAGCTGCAGGGCGTGCGCAACAAGAAGGAGCTCGACGAGGTCGCCGAGCGCTCGCTGCGGGGCGCCAACCTGTGGAACGAGGTGAAGGACCGCCTGGACAAGCCGGGCGGCGGCCTCTCCGGCGGTCAGCAGCAGCGTCTGTGCATCGCGCGTGCCATCGCGGTGTCGCCCGACGTGCTGCTGATGGACGAGCCATGCTCGGCGCTGGACCCGATCTCGACCCTGGCGATCGAGGACCTGATCACCGAGCTGAAGAAAGAATTCACCATCGTCATCGTCACCCATAACATGCAGCAGGCCGCGCGCGTGAGTGACCAGACCGGCTTCTTCAATCTCGAGGCGCAGGGCAAGCCGGGCAAGCTGATCGAGATCGACGACACCGAGAAGATCTTCTCCAACCCTTCCCGGAAGGCCACGGAAGATTACATTTCGGGTCGTTTCGGCTGA
- the mshD gene encoding mycothiol synthase, giving the protein MIGVTTQWTDRPDANAASAIRGLVERAAAADGVAPASEQAVLSLTSAEATGVRHLLALRDGVLTGYANLVPAHGEHPAMAEVVVDPAARGHGIGTELVSAALAEGGPGARVWAHGDRPAATAVAARLDLRTVRELWQMRRPLATSELPDLVLPDGIVLRTSAGPADDAEMLRVNKAAFHWHPEQGGWTERDIEVRRSESWFDPKGLFLATDASDPDRLLGFHWTKVHYEENPPVGEVYVVGIDPVAQGRGLGRLLTLAGLHHLRDRGLPEVLLYTEADNTAAVRTYTRLGFAPAHVDVAYAVVESE; this is encoded by the coding sequence ATGATCGGCGTGACAACACAGTGGACCGACCGTCCGGATGCGAACGCGGCGAGTGCGATTCGTGGACTGGTCGAGCGAGCCGCCGCCGCCGACGGTGTCGCCCCGGCCTCGGAACAGGCGGTGCTCTCGCTGACCTCGGCCGAGGCCACAGGCGTGCGCCATCTGCTCGCGCTGCGCGATGGTGTACTCACCGGCTACGCCAATCTCGTTCCAGCACACGGCGAACACCCGGCGATGGCCGAGGTGGTGGTGGACCCGGCCGCCCGCGGACACGGCATCGGAACCGAACTGGTCTCGGCCGCGCTCGCGGAAGGCGGCCCCGGCGCGCGAGTCTGGGCGCATGGCGATCGACCCGCCGCCACCGCCGTGGCGGCCCGGCTGGATCTGCGCACGGTGCGCGAACTGTGGCAGATGCGGCGTCCGCTGGCAACGTCAGAGCTACCCGATCTGGTGCTGCCGGACGGCATCGTGCTGCGCACCTCCGCCGGCCCCGCCGACGACGCGGAGATGCTGCGGGTGAACAAAGCCGCCTTCCATTGGCATCCCGAACAAGGGGGATGGACCGAACGCGATATCGAGGTTCGCCGGTCGGAGTCCTGGTTCGACCCGAAGGGGCTGTTCCTCGCCACCGATGCGAGCGACCCCGACCGCCTGCTCGGATTCCATTGGACCAAGGTGCATTACGAGGAGAACCCGCCGGTCGGTGAGGTCTACGTGGTCGGCATCGATCCGGTGGCGCAGGGCCGCGGACTCGGCCGTCTGCTCACGCTGGCCGGCCTGCACCATTTGCGCGATCGCGGTCTTCCCGAGGTGTTGCTGTACACCGAGGCCGACAACACAGCCGCTGTGCGGACCTACACTCGCCTCGGATTCGCCCCTGCACACGTCGACGTCGCCTACGCGGTGGTCGAGAGTGAATAG
- a CDS encoding LmeA family phospholipid-binding protein — MRKLIIGLLCLAGLAVVVDFGTAAYSEYRVSRALRDGADLTADPEVTIHGFPFVGQAWDSRYDNVEIRARAKRLDIPGEIALEATLTGVRLPVGELVDGSLRGVPVERVDSRLRVEPTELGRLFNIPDLQVHSRPADKSDGTGGSGGSGMTTTGALVLTGTLPETPGAQFGGEKVSVQADLLLDGDQVKIVATGFYRGAPGTETMPVALITETDRPAVLARFTRTIDTKELPFGVRPTKVSAQGGQIVVEGKGVNVTIDLDRLQRP, encoded by the coding sequence ATGCGCAAGCTGATCATCGGCCTGCTGTGCCTGGCGGGACTCGCGGTCGTCGTCGACTTCGGCACCGCGGCCTATTCCGAATACCGCGTCTCACGCGCGCTGCGCGACGGCGCTGATCTCACCGCCGACCCCGAGGTAACGATCCACGGCTTCCCCTTCGTCGGTCAGGCCTGGGACAGCCGCTACGACAACGTCGAGATCCGGGCGCGGGCCAAGCGCCTGGACATTCCCGGCGAGATCGCGCTGGAGGCGACGCTGACCGGCGTGCGGCTGCCGGTGGGCGAGCTGGTCGACGGCAGTCTGCGTGGAGTTCCTGTGGAGCGGGTGGACAGCAGGCTGCGGGTGGAGCCCACCGAGCTCGGCAGGCTGTTCAACATCCCGGACCTGCAGGTGCACTCACGCCCCGCGGACAAGTCCGACGGAACGGGCGGGTCGGGCGGATCCGGCATGACCACCACGGGCGCGCTGGTGCTCACCGGCACCCTGCCCGAGACCCCCGGTGCCCAGTTCGGTGGTGAAAAGGTGAGCGTGCAGGCCGATCTGCTGCTCGACGGCGATCAGGTGAAGATCGTCGCGACCGGCTTCTATCGCGGTGCCCCCGGCACCGAGACCATGCCGGTCGCGCTGATCACCGAGACCGATCGCCCCGCGGTGCTCGCCCGGTTCACCCGTACCATCGATACGAAGGAGTTGCCGTTCGGTGTCCGGCCCACCAAAGTGTCCGCCCAGGGCGGGCAGATCGTGGTGGAGGGCAAGGGCGTGAACGTCACGATCGACCTCGACCGATTGCAGCGACCATGA
- a CDS encoding winged helix-turn-helix transcriptional regulator has protein sequence MELLLLTSDPNPESVLPSLGLLAHNVRPVPTEVASLLEAGSADVALVDARTDLAAARGLCRLLGSTGSSVPVVAVLTEGGLVAVNADWGLDDILLPSTGPAELDARLRLLVGRNGGVASQENSGKITLGELVIDEGTYTARLRGRPLDLTYKEFELLKYLAQHAGRVFTRAQLLQEVWGYDFFGGTRTVDVHVRRLRAKLGSEYESLIGTVRNVGYKAVRPSRAAVKGESVSFLEDDSEGTDDSPLAPVNGSLQ, from the coding sequence GTGGAACTGCTCCTGCTTACCTCCGACCCCAACCCCGAGTCGGTGTTGCCGTCGCTGGGGTTGCTGGCGCACAACGTGCGTCCGGTGCCCACCGAAGTGGCGTCGCTGCTCGAGGCAGGCTCCGCGGATGTCGCCTTGGTGGACGCACGTACCGATCTGGCAGCGGCTCGCGGCCTGTGCCGCCTGCTCGGCAGCACCGGGTCGTCTGTGCCGGTGGTCGCGGTGCTCACCGAGGGCGGCCTGGTCGCGGTGAACGCGGACTGGGGCCTCGACGACATCCTGCTGCCCAGCACCGGGCCCGCCGAACTCGACGCCAGGCTGCGACTGCTGGTCGGGCGCAACGGCGGCGTGGCGAGCCAGGAGAACAGCGGCAAGATCACCCTCGGCGAGCTGGTGATCGATGAGGGCACCTACACCGCGCGGCTGCGTGGGCGCCCGCTCGATCTCACCTACAAGGAGTTCGAGCTGCTGAAGTACCTCGCTCAGCACGCGGGCCGGGTTTTCACCCGCGCGCAGTTGCTGCAGGAGGTGTGGGGCTACGACTTCTTCGGCGGCACCCGCACGGTCGACGTGCACGTCCGGCGGCTGCGCGCCAAGCTCGGCAGCGAGTACGAGTCGCTGATCGGCACGGTCCGCAACGTCGGGTACAAGGCTGTGCGACCGTCTCGGGCCGCGGTCAAGGGCGAGTCGGTCAGCTTCCTGGAGGACGACAGCGAGGGTACCGACGACTCGCCGCTCGCCCCGGTCAACGGCTCCCTGCAGTGA
- the phoU gene encoding phosphate signaling complex protein PhoU codes for MRVIYNEQMADLAHVLGEMAGLAGSAMDRATQSLLQADLPLAEQVISEHDRIAELIQDAEEKAFALLALQAPVAGDLRQVVSAIQIVGDVNRMGALALHVAKVTRRRHPNHALPEAVNGYFAEMGRIAVNMGAGAKEVLETRDPERAAQLNEDDEAMDDLHRHLFTLLMDRDWKYGVAAAVDITLLGRYYERFADHAVEIGRRVIFLVTGVLPPDLDAEV; via the coding sequence ATGCGTGTCATCTACAACGAGCAAATGGCCGATCTCGCCCACGTGCTGGGTGAGATGGCCGGTCTGGCGGGGTCGGCCATGGACCGGGCTACCCAGTCGCTGCTCCAGGCCGACCTCCCCCTGGCTGAGCAGGTGATCAGCGAGCACGACCGGATCGCCGAGCTGATCCAGGACGCCGAGGAGAAAGCCTTCGCTCTGCTCGCGCTACAGGCGCCCGTGGCAGGCGATCTGCGGCAGGTGGTGAGCGCGATCCAGATCGTCGGCGACGTGAACCGCATGGGCGCGCTCGCGCTGCATGTGGCGAAGGTCACGCGCAGGCGGCACCCGAACCACGCGCTACCCGAGGCGGTCAACGGCTACTTCGCCGAGATGGGCCGCATCGCCGTGAACATGGGCGCAGGCGCCAAGGAGGTCCTCGAGACTCGCGACCCCGAACGCGCCGCCCAGCTGAATGAGGACGACGAGGCGATGGACGACCTGCATCGCCACCTCTTCACGCTGCTCATGGACCGGGACTGGAAATATGGCGTCGCCGCCGCCGTCGATATCACGCTGCTCGGCCGCTACTACGAGCGCTTCGCCGACCACGCCGTCGAGATCGGCCGCCGCGTCATCTTCCTGGTCACCGGAGTCCTTCCCCCGGACCTCGATGCCGAGGTGTGA
- the pstS gene encoding phosphate ABC transporter substrate-binding protein PstS yields the protein MNLERSSALIGVLAVGAMTLAACGSDDNTATDTSNVAKVDVACGGKEALKASGSSAQKNAMERFIAAYEKNCDGATLNYTSSGSGAGVSEFLGGQTDFGGSDSPLSSKKDEPKKAADRCASPAWNLPTVFGPVAITYNIDGVTDLVLDGPTAAKIFNGTVTTWDAPEIKALNPNAELPSGPIAVIFRSDESGTTDNFQLYLDAASDGAWGKGAGKAFTGGVGAGSKGNEGTSDAVKNTKNAITYNEWSFAKAQHLSIARIVTSASKDPVTLSVESAGKAIESARVSGQGNDLVIDTSSFYKPSVAGAYPIVMPTYEIVCSKYSDAATATAVKAFLTSAVSNGQQGLDEAGYIPIPEQFKTKLTTAINAIS from the coding sequence GTGAATCTCGAGCGCAGTAGCGCCCTCATTGGTGTGCTGGCCGTCGGCGCCATGACGCTCGCCGCCTGTGGCAGCGACGACAACACCGCGACCGACACGAGCAACGTCGCCAAGGTCGACGTCGCGTGTGGCGGCAAGGAGGCACTCAAAGCCAGTGGCTCCTCGGCGCAGAAGAACGCGATGGAGCGGTTCATCGCCGCCTACGAGAAGAACTGCGACGGTGCCACGCTCAACTACACGTCGAGCGGCTCCGGCGCCGGTGTGAGCGAGTTCCTCGGCGGCCAGACCGACTTCGGTGGTTCCGACTCGCCGCTGAGCTCGAAGAAGGACGAGCCGAAGAAGGCCGCCGATCGCTGCGCGTCGCCCGCGTGGAACCTCCCGACCGTGTTCGGCCCGGTCGCGATCACCTACAACATCGACGGCGTGACCGACCTCGTGCTGGACGGCCCGACCGCCGCCAAGATCTTCAACGGCACTGTGACCACCTGGGATGCCCCCGAGATCAAGGCGCTGAACCCGAACGCCGAGCTGCCCTCCGGGCCGATCGCCGTAATCTTCCGCAGCGACGAGTCCGGCACCACGGACAACTTCCAGCTCTACCTGGACGCCGCCTCGGACGGAGCGTGGGGCAAGGGCGCGGGCAAGGCATTCACCGGTGGTGTCGGCGCGGGCTCGAAGGGTAACGAAGGCACCTCGGACGCGGTGAAGAACACCAAGAACGCGATCACCTACAACGAGTGGTCCTTCGCCAAGGCGCAGCACCTGTCGATCGCGCGGATCGTCACGTCGGCGAGCAAAGATCCAGTGACGCTGAGCGTCGAGTCGGCGGGCAAGGCGATCGAGTCGGCCCGGGTCTCCGGTCAGGGCAACGATCTGGTGATCGACACGTCCTCGTTCTACAAGCCGTCGGTGGCAGGTGCGTACCCGATCGTGATGCCGACCTACGAGATCGTGTGCTCGAAGTACAGCGACGCGGCCACGGCCACGGCGGTGAAGGCATTCCTCACCTCCGCGGTCAGCAACGGCCAGCAGGGTCTGGACGAGGCCGGGTACATCCCGATCCCTGAACAGTTCAAGACCAAGCTGACCACCGCCATCAACGCCATCTCCTGA
- the pstC gene encoding phosphate ABC transporter permease subunit PstC, which translates to MTVHDEVTAAGPSDSTDQRPGGDTALMPNKPSIEPATAGGRRHSRRAEIIFRSLATTAGAIIVASIALIALFLLIRAVPSVLANDANFFTSTEFNTSDANHLRFGIRDLLMVTVLSSIFALALAVPIGVGIALFLTHYAPKPLARPFSVLVDLLAAVPSIVFGLWGILVLAPQLEPTQNFLNDKLGWLFLFSDGNIPLASGGTIFTAGVVLAVMILPIITSVSREVFNLTPRSHIEAAQALGATKWEVVRMTVLPYGRSGMIAGAMLGLGRALGETIAVLIVLKTAAQAGHWSVFDGGYTFASKIASAAAEFSDPLPTGAYIAAGFVLFALTFVVNALARLAAGGRVNG; encoded by the coding sequence ATGACCGTGCACGACGAAGTTACCGCCGCTGGCCCGTCGGACTCGACCGACCAGCGGCCGGGCGGAGATACTGCGCTCATGCCGAACAAGCCGAGCATCGAACCGGCCACCGCGGGCGGTCGCCGTCACAGCCGGCGTGCGGAGATCATCTTCCGTTCGCTGGCGACGACGGCAGGAGCGATCATTGTCGCCTCCATCGCCCTGATCGCGCTGTTTCTGTTGATCAGAGCGGTGCCTTCGGTATTGGCGAACGACGCGAACTTCTTCACCAGCACCGAGTTCAACACCTCGGACGCCAACCACCTGCGGTTCGGTATCCGGGATCTGTTGATGGTGACGGTGCTCAGTTCGATCTTCGCGCTGGCGCTGGCTGTTCCGATCGGTGTCGGCATCGCGTTGTTCCTGACGCACTACGCGCCGAAGCCGCTGGCGCGACCGTTTTCGGTGCTCGTAGATCTGCTCGCGGCGGTTCCTTCGATCGTGTTCGGTCTATGGGGGATTCTGGTTCTCGCTCCACAGCTGGAGCCGACGCAGAACTTCTTGAACGACAAGCTCGGATGGTTGTTCCTGTTCTCGGACGGCAATATCCCACTGGCCAGCGGTGGCACGATCTTCACAGCGGGCGTCGTCCTCGCCGTGATGATCCTGCCGATCATCACGTCGGTCAGCCGTGAGGTCTTCAACCTCACCCCGCGCTCGCACATCGAGGCGGCGCAGGCGCTCGGCGCGACGAAATGGGAAGTCGTCCGGATGACCGTGCTGCCGTACGGGCGAAGCGGCATGATCGCCGGAGCGATGCTCGGCCTCGGGCGAGCCCTCGGTGAGACGATCGCCGTTCTGATCGTGCTGAAGACGGCCGCGCAGGCCGGGCACTGGTCCGTATTCGACGGCGGTTACACCTTCGCGTCCAAAATCGCCTCGGCCGCGGCGGAATTCAGTGACCCGCTGCCGACCGGCGCGTACATCGCGGCAGGCTTCGTGCTGTTCGCGCTGACCTTCGTCGTGAACGCGCTGGCGCGGCTGGCCGCGGGCGGAAGGGTGAACGGGTGA